From the Gossypium hirsutum isolate 1008001.06 chromosome A02, Gossypium_hirsutum_v2.1, whole genome shotgun sequence genome, the window tggcgtttttttaaaaaaggccACAAAAgccattattttttataaaaaaaaagcaaaatccCGCTCATCCAATTTGTTTACCCGCTCATTAACCAAATCCCCAAATACTCCTTTTACTCTCAAAATTTGAATTCACCCACCATAGCTACTCTTTTCTATCGATCTGTTAGGGTTTTGGGAGAAACAAATAGATATTGAAGAGAATGAgaacgaggaagaagaaaaagaagaagaggaagagaagACGggggaggaggaagaagaagagagtgAAGATGAAGGGACTAAAAATGTCAAAGGTAGTAGTAGAAAGGGGAGTTCTAGGAAATCTGGTCGAGATTCGGCTGAGAAGAAAGAGCCAGTGACGCCTAGTAGTGAAGATGGGTTCATCGCTTGCACCACTTCCGTCCAACGATAGTACTGCCATTGATCAAAGAGTTGCTTTCATTCTCCTTTTACTTGCTCTGGCCCTCTTTGTTATACCATAGCTCCAGTTAACGATGGGATTAATTAAAGTTGCATAACTCCAGTTAATCTTGGCCttctttgtcttttctttttggtATCTAAACTGGTTATATTAACGTTTTTGTTTCTAGTATTTATAGCTTCTACTTTGGAATCAGAAATTATTGGTAGGAAGTGTTGAGAATTGGAGCTAATTTGGTGTAATATGCTTGTTTGACAGGTTTCATGGTTTCTTTTGGAAGGTAGCCAAAATAGGTGGGTCTCATTTGCTGCTTGGTTAACTTCTTTCTGGTTGCATTGAGAATTTGGAATAGTCATGTAATCTAATGATTTTGATCCTAATAATAGCtccttttcgttttttttttaatttggggttCTTTTTATGAGAAACTATTTGCATGTTTGCTTCTTTAGATTATGTTACTGTTCTTTGGATGATCAAAATTCCTACATGAAGAAATTTAGTCCAAATTTGTTTCTGTTTTTCTTTCTTAATAATGGGTTGTCAAATATGACGTTAATTTACACttcatttttttgggtttttttaaaataattatttgttggCTTAGTATTCATACAATAAAACTGGATAAAGCTGGTTTCATTTGTATCGATCAGTGTTTAAGTACTCACTACAGCATTCTCATCTGCTTATTTCCTCTATTGAGTTTATGTTTAAGTTGTTTTATCAACATTGCTATAGATACTGAAAGCTGAGGATGgcatttttccctgttttatgcataatgtaaataacatttaattccgttttttttttgttctttgatATTGACAAATCAGGTTAGTTGATGTTTGAGTATCTTTATTGCCATTGTATATGGGCCACTCTAGTTTCTTGAATTTGTTGTTTACTGTCGGTGTGTGGTGTACTGCATATATTACTGTCGCGGTTGTGGCGTCTTTGCGCATCTTCAATTCAATCTGTTCATTCTGAGTCAGTAAAGCAATTTGACTGGTGTGGAACGCTGTAATGGGATATGCACAACTGGTTATTGGTCCTGCAGGCAGTGGAAAGGTGTGCTAGTCTATCGATTATTCTGTTTAAGGCTTGAGATGGGGTCTATCTTCCCTGTATTTTCCAGTGTCTTTTGTAGAATGGGGAAATAAAATCATCGTTTGTTTTTGGTCTGCTTAgtaaatgagtttttatttacATCATGATGTATAATTGCGTCGTAAAGTGAGTATCTGTGTTTTTGGAGCCAGTCAACCTACTGCTTTAGTCTGTGCCAGCATTGTGAAACCCTTGGACGGTCAATACATATTGTGAACCTTGATCCTGCTGCTGAAAATTTATGCCCTTATTTTTTAAGACCAACCAGTTCcattgtataaaatattttttttatatttaaaaaaaatactaatcagtatttaaaatcataatcaatttGTTATTTTTGAATTACCTTAAAAAAGTTCAATCTGTTGAATTTCTCTCTCTAGAAGACAAGCATTAATATAAAGCTAAAATCTTTCCCTTtcagaaattccttccttttcgTACGATTCTCTTTCTAGTGATGAAGAAGAACTGAAATTGGAGAGAAACAAAACTGAGATTTGACCCCATTTCTCCTTTATTTCCAAACTCTCTTCTATATTTTCTTTACACCCTTTTACTCCACAAAAAGGGTCTTTCACCTCTTAATAATCTCTCTAAAAGGTTAATCATAtagtttttctttcatttctcatGTTTTTGTTTCAgggttttttgtttttcattttatctCATGTTTGTaaatttctgggttttttttcttttctattagtTTCATATGATTTTGCATGTTAATTATCTTGATGGATAAAAGGCTTGATCTTTTGTTGTAGCATCAGCTAATGTACttataatttagtttttgatCTGGATTTTATCTGATTATTGGTTTTTTCCGTTATAGTTGATCATTTATTTAGAATATTTACATCTATTTTTGCAATTCTACTGTTTGTTCACTCTTTTGATTTGATTAATGAGAATACTAGCTAAAGGAATGGCTTTAGATTGCACCATTTCAAACTGTATTGGCTACACtgttctttaaaaattatttatttttaatatatattgttttatacaTGTCTATCAGGTGtctggttttaaaatttttattttatgaatgaaataatttttatatatatatttgttgttaTATGACATGGTATCATAATCTTTGCTTTTGGATGTTTTCAGGTAGCTCAAATTTGTGTTTAATGGGTGTTGAGGTTGTTGACTCAGACTTGGCACAATTGTCTATTGACAAAGTGACTGAAGTAGACAAATCATTTCTTCATGAAAATGGGAAACTGGATAAAGATCCAGTTTATAATAACCCCATTGAAGTTGATTCACATAGTGAGGAACCAGATAAGGAAGAAGAGAATGGTGCATTTGATCCCCACTTTCCGAAGGATGTGGTCAACGAGTAGCCTGCACCTAAGCAGATCCACTCTTTTCATTTTATTAGGTATCGCTTCTACGAAGAtccggctataaaagccaaacttGATCAGGCTGATAAAGAGATacgaaattatggtatatttacttaataaaaattgattcattataaatatttataatatttaattataatgttttaattcgttgtttttattagtttaatttaaatatgtCTACTGCTATGAGATCTTATAGATGATGATTGAACCTTCACAGAAAAGGCAAAGATTGAAGCTCAAATCTTAGCTGCTGAAGCAGCAGCAAAAATGGGCAGAGGTTGAGCTGAAAAAGCAAcgggaaagagaagagaagcTGCTGGAATTACATTACAAAaggtttttatctttttcttgcGTTTTCTTTTTGTCCTTATTATGTTTATATAGTGGAGGGTTTTAGAGGCTAGAACACTGTAATACCATATAGTATATACAAAATATGAAACAGACCATGCCATTATTTATTGAACAGGTAAAAAACcaattattttttttccctttttcttaaattaaagacCATGCCATTAAGGTAAATGCATATTATTGTTAActattaattatattaactatttattttacattaaattaatttttaaacataaaaaataaaataagaaacaatCAAACCAACTGGTTTAACCTGTGGTCCAATTTCTTTAACATTGCATTTATGTCCTTTAATGTCGAATTTCTACATTTATGTCTTTCATTTTGAATTATTAGATGATAGTAGTGTCAATCAATTCTTTGTCCCTTGTTATGCTATTAGTTCCTTTGttttgcattttctttttttctttttttgccaaAGCCACTTGTCCCAGTTGTCATGTTTTTTTATGCATTTCCTTGGCTATGGGGTTTTGCTTGGTAGTTATGCAGCtatttattgaaagttgaaactcATGCCTGTTTTATGAATGCTTACATGCATGGCAAGCTGTTGTTAGCCTTTCTTTCTATTATGTTTGTTGCTTTGTATTAGCATTCTCTATGCTACTTGCCCTGCAAAGTTCCAAGTTTCCATTTTTATTAAAGATGGCAATCGGGTATTTGGAAATGTTAATTATCTGATCTTTGGCAATTTTGCCCAGCAGAATTAAGCTAATTATATGGTTCTATCTTTAATTAATGCATGACTGAGCAATGCTTCCTTTACAGGTCAGTTTCCTGTTTCTCTGTCATGGATGGATGTATTTATTGGAAAATGGGACAAAGTaacttaatacaaagaaattttacatttgaTTTTCTATGCCTTTTAGATCACCTCTAATTTTAAGATTGATTGCAAAtgccatttttcattttttacaactttttctgaCCAACTATTTATTTGttacatatatgttttattttattttaatcgttAATTGTATGTCACTAATgcttaattgttataattttttacataaatttttttttactcgaGGCTAAGAAGTTAGCATCACAATATCAAAAGGAAGCGGACAAATGCAATTCGGGTATGGACACGTGCGAAGAAGTACGGGAGAAAGCTGAAGAAGCACTATCGGCTCAAATGAAATTAACAGCAATTTGGGAAATAAGAGCTCGTCAGAAAGGGTGGAGAGAAAAGGTCGTCAAATCTAATACATTTCCTTATTTCATTTAAGTAACTTCATTATAATgtcttattttattgatatttttatatttaatctagtttttattatttattttagttttgattctaaatttttatttttattttaatatttaagataacttgagttctaacttttggattttaattatgttattaatttattattttaaattctaaatttaaattcattaatttttgtatttagttttaaagttaaaattttaatagaaaatttttatatttatatcattcaatattttgataatgaattttaaattttttatatttttcacgacttttataacattttataaatttttttttgaatttcatgacatttagcagcgtttgtgggaaaagcgccgctaaaggtcatgatctttagcggcgtttttttcaaataaacgccGCAAACTTTAGCGGCGGCGGAAACAGAGGTATTTTTCAAATAGTTTTAGTGGCActtaaaagcaccgctaaaggtctaaaaaaatgccgctaaaagtcaaCTTTGCTGTAGtggaaattgcagaattagatgatatatcgtggatacaagcacatcgatatgtactttttcaccacgatttagttgaaccgttacgcaagtaagttctaaaatttcctcacatatttgtcgttttgatttgtttatcttctaaccaaatacacttgtttttaacatagtgagtacaaacaaattttgagatctcgtgcacgctctcgaagattGCAATAttgagagattaataagttattcacagaatcttttcatgaatggttaagtcaaacggtatgtaactaaagttaataagttacatataatcctgaaatttagttaattattcaatttactttcgattcaataggtttggagtggaaaggacgtcaatggagcagttaaatggctttcccaaggtccgaacagaataataaaaagatatagtgccttcctcatcaatggatacagatttcatacaaagtatcgTAAGAGAatgagaactcaaaattgtggagttgttaattcttcaattacaagttatgctagtgccaGGGACAGTAATTcggttgagggtaatgtggagtattacggatttcttaccgacattattgagttggattactatggcagatggaaagttgtcttgtgtgattgggctgatgttaatactgctcgaggaattaaagaagatcaatttggttttacaatgttgaatttctctcgcttgattcacactggacaacaattaatagacgagccatatgtattttcctctcaagtgaaacaagttttttattcgaaagattcaactgatgagggttggtatgttgtactctgGAACACCCCTAGAGAATTGTTTGaaatgggtaatggaagtagagatgacatcatcgaaagatcagaaacattaccttttccagaacaaaacttagatgaaaatatccctagtactaatacacaacatcaatgggttcgacatgatgtggatgaagatatttacgaataatgatgtagtaagattttacaattttttaattatatgtaatattataattttaatctttgtcatgttatataatttaactattttatatgtactattattgttgtaatttattactaaaactttaattattttatgtgtattgcaggaaaaatgcgtagaagaagagtacgagatttaagtattgtccagaatactccaaattcggaagaaagaaatagtgaacagcagacagttgttggatcttcgaatgtgccggagacacttgatgagcctgaagaatttcaaagtaatattatgttcattttatatgtgttgacttttattattgaattatttgtcaattttaatataataatagtatatcatttttcagctgaaagtggtgggacgcgcagagttcgaggacgtacgctacttaaagatttatacgacttagatcCTGTCGAGCGTGTTAAAGTAAGTAGAAATATTCATGGTCAGcttgttggatctgaagctcgacttttagcaggctatttgggcattttagcacgaaatacAAATATGTttcccatcaactacgaatcatggcatcacatgcctgatagcaacaaaaaccaggctctcgctaatattaaggtaacaaaatgtgaatgcaatttataatactttggtttaagtttcatttatatttacattctaaacttattttttttaggagagatttgctttagaagtctccgatgattatatcaagaaggcattatgtaaaagatggagagacaataaaagcactttaaagaaacaatattttaagaaagacataagcttcgaggaaaaattgagaaatgttcCGCCAGGAATGCTGAGAtatcaatgggaagatgcggttagattttggaattcaaagaaaggtgAGGTATTGtgtatttccaaactcttatatatagtgtttactatatacgtaataataattttattatgtaggaccgtgagcgagttagaacaagcagcaggcaaaaacaaaaattcacgcacacggcagggtcgagaagttttgcttctgtagctgaggccgaggtattatgaatttattaattctttcaaatattaataactttctattattaaataatattcttactactatattgtaggaagtcaaatccggacaaaaagttggacgccttcaactttttgagattacgcataggaagaaagatggatctcctatgacatctgaagctggagaaattatggtatattcacttaataatatttgatttattctaaatatttataatctttaattataattgtttaattcaattcatcattagtagttttaaataatgttaagttatgttgcatttctttttatttatatatttcatttctaactatttaattgattttttaggagaaactaaagaagaagaaggcggaatatgaagcgattgcttcgagtgatagttctgttaatcttgagaacattgataacagaattatcactgaagttttgggtcctaaaaggtacggtcgggttcgatttcaaggatctggtgttacctcgacccaatattttggatccggctcccagcaatacatgccttccggaagtcaagctcaagctgaagttcagaggttgagatcagatagctcagatgcaagcgaacacggttgagcaaattgccgaggttcaacgaaaatataaagaactccagcaacaacttaaagcggaggcagcagagagggaggcagCGGCTGCAGCGAGAGAGGCAGAGGCACGAGCGATGGTAGCAgaacagagcaaaaagtacgataacctccagctacagcttcagcagaTGATGTATATGTTTCAACAATCGCAAAAGCTGTCgtcttagacattagttttcttattgtaagaatgtttttaagttttgtcacgtttaacattattgtaaaaatattttaaattatactttttttattaattatatcatatatctttagttaaatttgaagtatcatttagaattaatgtctttggttgtattttttatgttaaatttgctatttttggctgcattttatattatatttgttgtatttggttggattttaatgtatgaagggctggatattggtgaaaaaaaaatattacaaatctgccaaaattagcggcgtttgttgaaaaagcgccgttaaaagccttgacctttagcggcgcttttcccgcaaacgccgctaaaagccttgaccttttgcggcgttttttccacgaacgccgctaaaagtcttgacctttagcggcgtttttcccacaaacgccgctaaaagccttgaccttttgcggcgcttttccaacaaacgccgctaaaagccttgacctttagcggcgtttttcccacaaacaccgctaaaagcCTTAACCTTTAACGGGTTTTTTTTTCCaataaacgccacaaattttTGTGGCGTTACCTATAGAGGCGTTTTTTGCAGCGTtttagaaagcgccgctaaaagttttAGTGGCgcctaaaagcgccgctaaaggctaaaaaaagcgccgctaaaagtattttCCTGTAGTGAAAATGTGGTGTTGAAATATTGGAAGTAACTCACTCAAAAAACCAAGAGTCATAAATGGCATTTAAGGTTGAAGAGAAGAGGGGGTTGTACATAGTTGGTGGTTTTGTGTCTCTAGTCATGAAGTGGAGAGGTTTTTAAGGGAGATATTTAGGTTACATGTTCTTTTTTAATAAGAAGGTTGTCATTCCATGTAAGTTTTTACTAGGTTGATTATGTAACTTGATGCGATGTGATTTAGGATATGCTAATGataaatgataataaatttattGAAGTGATTGAGTTTAATGTGATTATGGCTTTGGGTGAAGCATAGTATTCGGTGagataatttttttgataaaatttaacgATAAATATATAACAATACACCTAGACGAAAGTAAAAATTATAAAGTGAGATTACCTGAGACAAAAGATATCGATGAAGTCCCTATGTCGTGGGCTAGGTCtatttaatttatgaattttttttcatattttctcttgcaaaaatggtggaaattcttataaagtttatttatgatttgattaCTCTTATGAAATTCACACCATTATTAGTGTCCAGTAAGCCTATGAAGGCTAGTGCCTGTCGAGGCTAAGTTGCCTCCTCCTGTTCGCTCTCTAgcatttaattacttttaatatttttacgtGTTTACATATGAATAACAATTTCCTCTTTGTTAATTCtattgtgtgtgtgtgtttttttttggtCTTATGGAACTTAGTACAATGTAATAATGTAAGCATGCATCTAGCGGTGTTGTTGCATAAATAGATCATGTGTAAGTGTTCAAGTATAATGAATTTAAACACTTTTTGCTATGTAGTCAACAAAGTACATTATATTGTGAAATCCTTTAGTGCTTTGGAAACCAAAATCTTTTTAGTCCCGTAGAATGAATGATTAGTCTAAGGTCTAGTTTAAGAATGTTTCTCAAAagcattttttagaaaaaaaaagtacttttgagacaaaaatattcctaaataaattgttttttgaGAGAGAGTACTTATCTCAAGCCAAAAATTAgcacaaaaatatttttttcaaaagaagaaaattttaacttctcctcaaaaatatttttggaaaaaaatatttttgagaaatattCTTAAACTAAgcctaaatataaatttttaataaacactTAAAAGATGCGAATGATGCTTGAGGAATTTGTGCGTTTGAAATAGTAAAAGATGTTTGAGAatactaattatttaaaaaaagataaGGTGCCTAGAAAGACGAAGGATGGTTGAAAA encodes:
- the LOC121215321 gene encoding uncharacterized protein — its product is MCIAGKMRRRRVRDLSIVQNTPNSEERNSEQQTVVGSSNVPETLDEPEEFQTESGGTRRVRGRTLLKDLYDLDPVERVKVSRNIHGQLVGSEARLLAGYLGILARNTNMFPINYESWHHMPDSNKNQALANIKERFALEVSDDYIKKALCKRWRDNKSTLKKQYFKKDISFEEKLRNVPPGMLRYQWEDAVRFWNSKKGP